In Phosphitispora fastidiosa, the following proteins share a genomic window:
- a CDS encoding DUF4349 domain-containing protein, translating to MQCSEIRELLSAYIDGVLDTNENTAVKEHLRTCSECSRDLADLQETIRLLRSLGDIRPPEGFRQELRGKLEKEPLPAGSIKNLFWTQKARRWIAGPGKYLAASFIIIGLGLSTGIYNLLQSGILPKSASYEMALEQKTESGTDRAALESVPQNGKEKSIAEIPAGESDTVSSTARNPQAEQNEGFIAGAPADIALRKALAPEGKGGGTVDPAADQTAGNSINYSAANPETTVLRSSYQEGASQDSITDQPQQPFMKSSEILITAMETPESGTTTSEAYPESPEESAGSVLITPNYDSGASKNSEKSVSVSEDAALSNNGIKGEIDQEAAKDGFLSIEVSNYKEFEPKLTGLVDRFNGSVESSTSLTGELVNAGFVIRVPANSFNEMLGKIEALGKVAGKQVSDRDMSTEIDESQSRMDNLRNEEERLLGLVDKANSLDEALTLEKELARVRDESELIQGKLNTLNESGQFSLIRLDIREAAPAEAEPVPEKSAAGWLLPIALIIAGIGGVIYYFRIRRAEP from the coding sequence ATGCAGTGCAGTGAAATAAGAGAGTTGTTATCGGCATATATTGATGGTGTCCTGGATACTAATGAAAACACAGCAGTCAAAGAGCATCTCAGGACCTGCAGCGAGTGCTCCCGGGATTTGGCTGACTTACAGGAGACCATCAGGCTGCTCCGTTCCCTTGGTGACATCAGGCCTCCGGAAGGTTTTCGCCAAGAATTAAGGGGAAAACTGGAGAAAGAGCCGCTGCCTGCCGGCAGTATTAAAAATCTCTTTTGGACCCAAAAAGCCCGCCGCTGGATCGCCGGACCTGGAAAGTACCTGGCAGCTTCATTTATAATTATCGGTCTGGGGCTGAGTACGGGGATTTATAACCTCCTCCAGTCTGGAATACTGCCTAAAAGTGCGTCATATGAAATGGCTCTGGAACAAAAGACGGAATCCGGTACAGACCGGGCAGCGCTGGAATCTGTGCCTCAAAACGGTAAAGAAAAGAGCATTGCGGAAATTCCTGCCGGAGAATCAGACACGGTATCTTCTACTGCCAGGAACCCGCAGGCCGAACAGAATGAAGGGTTTATTGCAGGGGCGCCTGCAGATATAGCTCTGAGAAAAGCCCTGGCGCCTGAGGGGAAAGGCGGAGGGACCGTTGATCCTGCAGCGGACCAAACTGCCGGAAATTCTATCAATTACTCTGCTGCCAATCCGGAGACAACAGTTTTAAGGAGCAGCTATCAGGAAGGCGCTTCACAGGATAGCATTACCGACCAACCGCAGCAGCCCTTCATGAAGAGTTCAGAAATATTGATTACAGCCATGGAGACTCCGGAATCGGGAACCACAACTTCAGAGGCTTATCCTGAATCTCCTGAAGAAAGTGCAGGAAGTGTATTAATAACTCCAAATTACGATTCAGGTGCAAGTAAAAACAGCGAAAAATCTGTTAGTGTTTCCGAGGATGCGGCTTTGTCCAACAATGGCATAAAAGGAGAAATAGACCAGGAGGCCGCTAAAGATGGTTTCCTCAGTATAGAAGTCAGTAATTATAAGGAGTTTGAACCAAAGCTGACAGGGCTTGTGGACCGGTTCAACGGTTCTGTCGAAAGTTCCACCAGCCTTACAGGAGAGTTGGTTAATGCCGGATTTGTTATCAGGGTTCCGGCAAACAGCTTTAACGAAATGCTGGGCAAGATTGAAGCCCTCGGGAAGGTTGCCGGGAAGCAGGTTTCCGACAGGGATATGTCTACAGAGATTGATGAGTCCCAGTCCAGAATGGATAACCTCCGGAATGAGGAGGAGCGCCTGCTGGGGCTGGTAGATAAGGCGAACTCCCTCGATGAGGCGCTGACTCTTGAAAAGGAACTGGCACGGGTCAGGGATGAGAGTGAACTAATTCAGGGCAAGTTAAACACTCTTAATGAATCCGGCCAATTTTCCCTGATCAGGCTTGATATCAGAGAAGCAGCGCCTGCAGAGGCTGAGCCGGTTCCGGAGAAAAGCGCAGCCGGGTGGCTTCTCCCGATAGCGCTGATTATTGCCGGGATTGGCGGTGTAATTTACTATTTCCGTATCAGGAGAGCTGAACCATAG